The Aeromicrobium sp. Leaf245 genome includes a region encoding these proteins:
- a CDS encoding CDP-alcohol phosphatidyltransferase family protein codes for MTALDVRTSWDRLAAAQKDGTGVPLYMRAVNRRLGRGIAAVAHRFGATPDQMTAVSALLVVAALAVLVLPAPSVLTGVAVTLLLQGAFAFDAADGQLARLGGSGSVAGEWLDHTVDAARTLALHLAVAVALLRHTDLDAAWALLPLGFAFVASLRFFAQILAEQLAPRRSDRAASAGRYSSIVQLPADVGVQNLVFLLWPLTGAFLLGYGLLAAANLLLLVMTLRRRLRALRALG; via the coding sequence ATGACCGCACTCGACGTCCGCACCTCCTGGGACCGGCTCGCCGCAGCCCAGAAGGACGGCACCGGCGTGCCGCTGTACATGCGTGCGGTCAATCGTCGACTGGGGCGCGGCATCGCCGCGGTGGCGCACCGGTTCGGGGCCACGCCCGACCAGATGACGGCCGTCAGCGCCCTGCTGGTCGTGGCCGCCCTCGCCGTGCTGGTGCTCCCGGCGCCGAGCGTGCTCACGGGCGTGGCCGTCACCCTGCTGCTGCAGGGTGCGTTCGCGTTCGACGCGGCCGACGGACAGCTCGCGCGGCTGGGTGGCAGCGGGTCGGTGGCGGGGGAGTGGCTCGACCACACGGTCGACGCCGCCCGGACCCTGGCGCTCCACCTGGCCGTGGCCGTGGCGCTGCTGCGCCACACCGACCTCGACGCGGCATGGGCGCTCCTGCCGCTGGGCTTCGCGTTCGTCGCCTCGCTGCGGTTCTTCGCCCAGATCCTCGCCGAGCAGCTCGCGCCCCGCAGGAGCGACCGGGCGGCGTCGGCCGGTCGGTACTCCTCGATCGTCCAGCTGCCGGCCGACGTCGGGGTGCAGAACCTGGTCTTCCTGCTCTGGCCCCTCACGGGTGCCTTCCTCCTGGGGTACGGCCTGCTCGCCGCCGCGAACCTGCTCCTGCTCGTCATGACCCTGCGCCGCCGCCTCCGGGCGCTGCGCGCGCTCGGATGA
- a CDS encoding O-antigen ligase family protein: MRVREVSWTDLVGTEPTRRLPSDPLPAWPLLTMLWGFPLMWVLGLTVVPGAVTMAVVMLGFMLVRRYALWVPGVGALVGLCLWMAASAVMIDTGPRMLGFGFRLAIMSFVAIAFVYTVAARTRLTRRRLVHGLTFLWFFVIAGGVLGMILPGTRLTTPVGLLLPASISGNSYVRDLFFPPFAEVQHPWGAPEPFVRPSAPFPYANSWGVAILVLTPIALACFMMTRSWLLRCAIIVGAGVMIFPAMATSNRGMFAALALAGAYVLVRYALRDRAAPVITLTVLGLVAGVVLVWQGLFTQFEVRQEYGQSNGARFTLYAETIQRTLASPLLGYGAPRPSAEQALSVGTQGYIWTLMFSFGFVGLALFLAFLWGSTWRTRYCRDDVDVALHATLVVSSLAIIVYGLDIIQLLAIALVAAILLRRRYGLDDDD, translated from the coding sequence ATGAGGGTGCGCGAGGTGTCGTGGACCGACCTCGTCGGCACCGAGCCGACCCGGCGTCTGCCGTCGGACCCCCTGCCGGCCTGGCCGCTCCTCACGATGCTGTGGGGGTTCCCGCTCATGTGGGTCCTCGGACTCACCGTCGTGCCCGGCGCCGTCACCATGGCCGTCGTCATGCTCGGCTTCATGCTGGTGCGGCGCTACGCCCTCTGGGTCCCCGGCGTGGGAGCGCTCGTCGGACTGTGCCTGTGGATGGCGGCGTCGGCGGTGATGATCGACACCGGACCACGCATGCTCGGCTTCGGCTTCCGCCTGGCCATCATGTCCTTCGTCGCGATCGCCTTCGTGTACACGGTCGCGGCGCGCACGCGCCTCACCCGGCGTCGGCTCGTGCACGGGCTCACGTTCCTGTGGTTCTTCGTGATCGCCGGCGGAGTGCTCGGCATGATCCTGCCGGGAACCCGACTCACGACGCCCGTCGGCCTGCTCCTGCCGGCCTCGATCAGCGGCAACTCCTACGTGCGCGACCTGTTCTTCCCGCCGTTCGCCGAGGTGCAGCACCCCTGGGGTGCACCCGAGCCGTTCGTCCGTCCGTCGGCGCCCTTCCCGTACGCCAACAGCTGGGGCGTCGCCATCCTCGTGCTCACCCCGATCGCGCTCGCCTGCTTCATGATGACCCGGTCGTGGCTCCTGCGCTGCGCCATCATCGTCGGTGCGGGCGTCATGATCTTCCCGGCCATGGCCACGTCGAACCGCGGCATGTTCGCCGCGCTCGCCCTGGCCGGGGCCTACGTGCTCGTGAGGTACGCGCTGCGCGACCGGGCGGCACCGGTCATCACGCTCACCGTGCTCGGGCTGGTCGCCGGAGTGGTGCTGGTCTGGCAGGGCCTGTTCACCCAGTTCGAGGTGCGTCAGGAGTACGGCCAGTCCAACGGGGCCCGCTTCACGCTCTACGCCGAGACGATCCAGCGCACCCTGGCCTCTCCGCTCCTGGGGTACGGCGCGCCGCGGCCCTCCGCCGAGCAGGCGCTCTCGGTCGGCACGCAGGGCTACATCTGGACGCTCATGTTCAGCTTCGGCTTCGTCGGCCTGGCGCTGTTCCTCGCGTTCCTCTGGGGCTCCACCTGGCGCACCCGGTACTGCCGCGACGACGTCGACGTGGCCCTGCACGCGACGCTCGTCGTCTCGAGCCTCGCGATCATCGTGTACGGCCTCGACATCATCCAGCTCCTCGCCATCGCGCTCGTGGCGGCGATCCTGCTGAGACGTCGCTACGGCCTCGACGATGACGACTGA
- a CDS encoding lipopolysaccharide biosynthesis protein: MTTDGTSARSGLGTAAVANLVGGALGAMVNLVLAALVGRHLGTEGSGVYFLVVAVFLIVANSAELGADTGLVRFVAATRALGRPQDTPQIVRTAVVPVLVGGAFVVALGIPLALAVAPSGLSPVVVVAAVPLTVLASLTALALGITRGAGDPLAFPLVQNILLPAGRMVAVGVAVLAGWGVSEVVAAWLLPVPLVLVVATALAARHVTGGARREGRSRTAYPGFWRFSAARGATACVEIVLEWVDVVIVGVFASPAEAGVYAVVTRCARAGEVVQQAARIAVGPAISAASARGDHALVGRLYGVVTAAMVWAAWPFYAVLAVFAEPVLGIFGDGFDSGAPSLRVLAAAMAVATAAGAVQSVLLMAGRSSWQLADKTGALALDVVLLLVLVPHWGIEGAAIAWAVTIVVDTAVVGYQVQVLMGVRPPWGPILWAAALPVVMVLVPSVLVAATWGTGAAVAAATTATLAVVYLAVGALLRRRLGLLDLVRLRGA; the protein is encoded by the coding sequence ATGACGACTGATGGCACCTCCGCTCGGTCGGGCCTCGGCACGGCAGCCGTCGCGAACCTCGTGGGGGGCGCCCTCGGGGCGATGGTCAACCTCGTGCTGGCCGCGCTGGTCGGCCGGCACCTGGGGACCGAGGGGTCGGGTGTCTACTTCCTGGTCGTCGCCGTCTTCCTGATCGTCGCCAACAGCGCCGAGCTCGGCGCCGACACGGGGCTGGTGCGGTTCGTCGCGGCCACCCGGGCGCTGGGCCGACCGCAGGACACGCCGCAGATCGTCAGGACCGCCGTCGTCCCCGTCCTGGTGGGCGGGGCGTTCGTGGTGGCTCTCGGCATCCCCCTGGCCCTCGCGGTCGCGCCGTCGGGTCTCTCGCCGGTCGTGGTCGTGGCGGCCGTCCCGCTCACCGTGCTGGCCTCCCTCACGGCCCTGGCGCTGGGCATCACCCGGGGCGCGGGCGATCCGCTCGCGTTCCCGCTGGTGCAGAACATCCTGCTGCCGGCTGGGCGGATGGTGGCGGTCGGCGTGGCGGTGCTGGCCGGCTGGGGCGTCAGCGAGGTCGTCGCGGCCTGGCTCCTGCCGGTGCCCCTCGTGCTGGTCGTCGCGACGGCGCTCGCCGCGCGTCACGTCACGGGTGGCGCCCGGCGCGAGGGTCGGTCACGGACGGCCTACCCCGGTTTCTGGCGGTTCAGTGCCGCTCGTGGTGCGACGGCGTGCGTCGAGATCGTGCTCGAGTGGGTGGACGTGGTGATCGTCGGAGTCTTCGCCTCTCCGGCCGAGGCCGGCGTGTACGCGGTGGTCACGCGGTGTGCGCGAGCCGGCGAGGTGGTGCAGCAGGCGGCGCGCATCGCCGTGGGCCCGGCCATCAGCGCGGCGTCGGCCCGGGGCGACCACGCCCTGGTGGGTCGTCTGTACGGCGTCGTCACCGCAGCCATGGTGTGGGCCGCCTGGCCCTTCTACGCCGTCCTGGCGGTGTTCGCGGAGCCGGTGCTGGGCATCTTCGGCGACGGGTTCGACTCCGGTGCCCCGTCCCTGCGCGTGCTGGCGGCGGCCATGGCGGTCGCCACCGCGGCGGGCGCGGTGCAGAGCGTGCTCCTCATGGCCGGGCGCAGCAGCTGGCAGCTCGCCGACAAGACCGGCGCGCTCGCCCTCGACGTCGTGCTGCTGCTCGTGCTGGTCCCGCACTGGGGCATCGAGGGCGCCGCGATCGCCTGGGCGGTCACGATCGTCGTCGACACCGCGGTCGTGGGCTACCAGGTGCAGGTCCTCATGGGCGTGCGGCCGCCGTGGGGCCCGATCCTGTGGGCTGCGGCCCTTCCCGTGGTCATGGTGCTGGTGCCGAGCGTGCTGGTGGCCGCCACGTGGGGAACCGGTGCGGCGGTGGCTGCGGCCACGACCGCGACCCTCGCCGTCGTCTACCTGGCCGTCGGAGCCCTGCTGCGCCGACGGCTGGGCCTGCTGGACCTGGTCAGGCTCCGCGGAGCCTGA
- a CDS encoding Wzz/FepE/Etk N-terminal domain-containing protein has translation MQPAPPQPVQLSELAGSLRRRWRVLALGAAVGLLLGVLAWAVLPVTYTATTSVRVSSVDVPSSSGSSATAALDVATAAQLVTSGDVLAAAADDLGTTRGELKDGVGVENPPDTAVLNITYTASSADAAATGSRAVAEAFLGVRGKTAADEVQAQQEATWDRVSMLERSAQRYPAGSPAKASILRQAESLGDRAAELATADTTPGQILGATATPSGPSSLGVLPLGVAGLALGLLVAVPVALTRRTAPSAGIGDVGGLGSINEAAVLDGTRDPRPQDTWDIAALMLKLPSEVPADTGYTLVVDGSVGTQPGTALAEALRRRGRAVRHVDAAVINEGKLARGWPTQRKQSTWGGEVVVIDSSELTSDALKVTLATRCDQVVLARSVDDDALAARRLRGLLRAQAVDVALTVLLPQRGERP, from the coding sequence ATGCAGCCCGCACCGCCCCAGCCCGTCCAGCTCAGCGAGCTCGCGGGGTCGTTGCGCCGTCGCTGGCGCGTCCTCGCCCTCGGCGCCGCCGTCGGCCTGCTGCTCGGCGTCCTCGCCTGGGCGGTCCTCCCCGTGACCTACACGGCCACCACGTCGGTCCGGGTCTCCTCGGTCGACGTGCCCTCGTCCTCGGGCTCGAGCGCCACCGCCGCCCTCGACGTCGCCACGGCCGCGCAGCTCGTGACCTCCGGCGACGTGCTCGCTGCCGCAGCCGACGACCTCGGCACCACCCGCGGCGAGCTGAAGGACGGCGTGGGCGTGGAGAACCCGCCCGACACCGCCGTGCTGAACATCACCTACACCGCCTCCTCCGCCGACGCCGCCGCCACTGGGTCGCGCGCCGTGGCCGAGGCCTTCCTCGGCGTGCGCGGCAAGACCGCGGCCGACGAGGTGCAGGCCCAGCAGGAGGCGACCTGGGACCGCGTCTCCATGCTCGAGCGCTCGGCGCAGCGCTACCCGGCCGGCTCCCCCGCCAAGGCCTCGATCCTGCGCCAGGCCGAGTCACTGGGCGACCGTGCCGCCGAGCTCGCCACCGCCGACACCACCCCCGGCCAGATCCTCGGGGCCACCGCCACGCCGTCGGGCCCGTCCTCGCTCGGCGTGCTGCCGCTCGGCGTCGCCGGGCTGGCCCTAGGCCTGCTCGTCGCGGTGCCGGTCGCCCTGACCCGTCGCACCGCCCCGAGCGCCGGCATCGGCGACGTGGGCGGGCTCGGCTCGATCAACGAGGCGGCCGTCCTCGACGGAACCCGTGACCCGCGGCCGCAGGACACGTGGGACATCGCGGCCCTCATGCTCAAGCTCCCGAGCGAGGTGCCGGCCGACACCGGCTACACGCTCGTCGTCGACGGGTCGGTGGGCACCCAGCCCGGGACGGCCCTCGCCGAGGCGCTGCGCCGTCGCGGTCGGGCCGTGCGTCACGTCGACGCCGCCGTCATCAACGAGGGCAAGCTGGCCCGCGGGTGGCCCACCCAGCGCAAGCAGTCGACCTGGGGCGGCGAGGTGGTCGTCATCGACTCCTCCGAGCTCACGTCCGACGCGCTCAAGGTCACCCTCGCCACCCGGTGCGACCAGGTCGTGCTGGCTCGCTCCGTCGACGACGACGCGCTCGCCGCGCGCCGCCTCCGCGGGCTGCTGCGCGCCCAGGCTGTCGACGTCGCGCTCACCGTGCTGCTCCCGCAGCGCGGCGAGCGGCCGTGA